One genomic window of Haliotis asinina isolate JCU_RB_2024 chromosome 4, JCU_Hal_asi_v2, whole genome shotgun sequence includes the following:
- the LOC137282095 gene encoding uridylate-specific endoribonuclease-like — translation MATCLVCVLLSVPLVSALLFDGSCRGRCHKYIANSVCFCNDQCIRHGDCCPDYKHECGTCAGKCHNFYDSALPCQCNDRCSEYSNCCGDYKTLCDKGGSSSAAAATLIADKLWKIDVHRFEPDEITVNYGSRTAVNGTFSQSAQPFFTKVDESRFTHPTYKTFIALMNSYDPPLDHTNSGVQADQSLVDAFLDSLFTSEVTRTAHAHLLENTYFSGNLSDYRRTVTHLWFKPYTSSGSTSNVTGFQMMVMGKEGGSNLIGPHNWVRFYLEEKTGRIRYRGYTKKTDFLVEAVFTMPSYTSSAATSFFLGSSPIFDINLSTICALSNTTGTCSYKIDNTSLSVVTHRQGIVVTNSYPSP, via the exons TTGACGGGTCATGTCGAGGAAGATGTCACAAGTATATCGCCAACAGCGTGTGTTTCTGTAACGACCAGTGTATACGGCATGGGGACTGCTGTCCCGACTATAAACACGAATGCG GCACGTGTGCGGGGAAGTGCCACAATTTCTACGACTCGGCACTACCCTGTCAATGTAATGATCGCTGTTCCGAATACAGTAATTGCTGTGGCGATTACAAGACTCTTTGTGATAAAG GTGGATCATCGTCAGCGGCAGCAGCAACTCTGATTGCAGACAAGTTGTGGAAGATTGATGTGCACAGATTTGAACCAGACGAAATCACTGTCAACTACGGATCCAGAACGGCCGTAAACGGCACTTTTAgccagtcagcacaacc ATTTTTTACCAAAGTGGACGAAAGCCGTTTTACACATCCCACATACAAGACGTTCATCGCTCTTATGAACAGCTATGACCCTCCACTTGATCACACAAACTCCGGGGTTCAAGCTGATCAATCTCTTGTGGATGCCTTTTTAGATTCATTGTTTACGTCCGAGGTGACAAGAACGGCGCATGCGCATCTCCTTGAAAACA CCTATTTTAGCGGCAACTTGTCAGATTACCGGCGCACTGTAACCCATCTCTGGTTTAAACCCTACACAAGCAGCGGATCAACGTCTAACGTCACAGGCTTTCAGATGATGGTCATGGGCAAAGAGGGAGGATCCAATCTCATTGGGCCCCATaactgggttcgattctatCTTGAAGAAAAAACTGGCAGAATCCGTTACAGAGGATACACCAAGAAAACAGAC TTCCTTGTTGAAGCAGTGTTCACAATGCCAAGTTACACCAGCTCAGCTGCCACTAGCTTTTTCCTCGGCAGCAGTCCTATATTTGACATCAACTTGAGCACCATCTGTGCTCTCAGCAACACCACTGGCACCTGCAGTTATAAGATCGACAACACCTCGCTCAGTGTCGTGACTCACAGACAAGGGATTGTGGTCACCAATTCTTACCCCTCTCCGTAA